The genomic interval TGCTGCTTCACCGGCGGCTGATCGGCCGAACCGTCCCCGTCACCCTCGGAGGAACAGCCCGCCAACAGCAGCGCAGCACCCACCGCGGCCACTCGGACACCCCAACGCCGACGGCCGCTGTAACTGCCGTACATCCACTCCCCCTTGGTGCACTGAATCTGCGAGGACCGCCCGGCCCCTCCCCGGACACAACCGGTCGAAACCATCCTGACACACGCGTACTCACTGCAACGAGCCGTCGCTTCTTCGTAGGCGAGCTGTTACAGCCACAGTCGGCAATCGCATGGTGACGTGGCGTCAAAAAAACCCTAGGAACGGCAGCATGTCCGTTCTAGAGTGACCCTTCGAACCTTCGCACCTCCCGCGCCTGCGCCGGGCTTCTCCCGCAGCTCGCGCGCCCGCGGTCGAGGACCGGCCCGGCCGGCGGCTCCGGGGGGAGCGAGCCGTCGGCCGGGCCAGGTTACGGGCCCTGTTGACAGTGTCCGGCCATGGCTGGGACTCTCCCCAGGACAACTCCACACATCGAGGCGACGGTGGACAGGAACCCGGTGCAATCCCGGGACGGTCCCGCCACTGTGACCGTACGAGAGGCGACAGCCCCCCGTACGGAAGTCAGGAACTGACCCGTCGTCCTCCTGAAATGGGGCGTGGAAACCCCAGAAGGAGGCCCACCGGTATGTCTCTGCACACTGCGCAGCACACCGACACCGCGGCGGCAGCGTCCGCCACGACCACCACCCGCGACTGGCTGATCATGGCCGGTGCGGCGATCATCGCCGTGATCGCGCTCTACGCGGTCTTCATGGACAACGGCACGGTCATCTCGGCGACCGGCGACTACCTGCACGAGTTCTCTCACGACGGCCGGCACCTCTTCGGTGCCCCTTGCCACTGATCGGGGCCGTACGAACCATGTCCACACCTGTACTCCCCCTGCTCGGGCGCGGTCTGGCAGCGGGCGGGGCGGCCGGCCTTGCCGCCGGGCTCTTCTCGCTGCTCCTCGCCGAGCCGCTGATGGACCGTGCGATCCGCCTCGAAGAGGCGCGCTCGGCCAAGGAGCACGCGCACGAGGCGGCCGCCACGGCCGTTCAGCACCACGAAGAGCTGTTCTCCCGCTCCACCCAGCACGTCGGCCTGGTCGTCACCGCGGTGGTGGCGGGCCTCGCCCTCGGCATCCTCTTCGCCCTCGCCTACGCCCTGGTCCACCGCCGCACCGCTCCCGGTGACCGGCCCTGGCCCCGCGCCCTGACCTTCGCCACGGCAGCCTTCCTCGCGGTATCGCTGCTGCCGGGCCTGCGCTACCCCGCCAACCCGCCCGGCGTCGGCGACTCCGGGACCGTCAGCAACCGCCAGGCCCTGTGGCTGGCCGCCGTCGTGATCGGCATCCTCGGCATGGTGCTGGCGTGGCAGATCTACGTACGTCTGGCGGACCGGTCCGTTCCGGTGCGGCAGATCGCGGTGGCCATCACGGCGGTCGCCACGCTCGCGGTGCTCTTCGCACTGCCGGGCAACCCGGACGAGGTTCCGGTGGCGGCGACGCTGCTGTGGGACTTCCGGATCCTGTCGCTGGCCTCGCACGCGCTGCTGTGGGCGGTGTTCGCGGCGGTCTTCGGGGCGCTGGGCCTGCGCGCGGCGGCCCGGACGGCTCCGGCACCGGCTCCGGGTTCGGCTCCGGTAGCGGCGTAACAGCGACTGATCAGCGACTGATCAGCCCTTGGCCGCACCCGTGAGGTAGGCCGAGACCACCACGTTCGCCGTGTAGGTGCGGGCCTTTCTGTCGTACGTGCCCCCGCAGGTGATCAGGCGCAGCTCCGCCCGGTCGCTCTCGCGGGGGCCGTACACCTTCTGCGGGTCGAAGCGTTCGCGGGTGAAGACCTGGACGTCGTCGATGGTGAACTCCAGGGTTTCACCGCCGGTCCCTGTCACCCGGACCGTCTCGCCGGGCCGGGCGGCGCTCAGGCCGTAGAAGACGGCCGGTTTGCTTTCGGTGTCGACATGGCCGACGAGCAGGGCAACGCCCGCCGCGCCGGGCCTGGTTCCGTTGCTGTACCAGCCGACCTTCGACGGCTGGTCGTACGGCGGCGGGTCCACGGCACCGGACGCGTCGAGGCCACGTGGCACGACCGGGGCCGTCACACCTATGGCGGGGACATCGACCCGCCGCGGCATCACGCCGCCCTCGAACGGCACCTGCGCGGGAGGCAGCGGATCCCCGAGCGGGCGGCCGACGGCGGCGGCGTCACCGGTGGTCGGGGCCGAACTGCCGCCGGGGCCCTCGGTCGCGTCGCGGCCCCAGACCCACAGCCCGAGCAGCAGCACCACCCAGGCGACGCCGGTCAGCAGCCTGCCGCCGCCGGCCGGGCGGTCCTCGGCGGACATCTCAGTCCTGGTCCGTCGTACGTCGGCGGCGTACGCTCCGGAACGCCACGGCCACGGCCGCCACGCCCGCCAGAATCAGGCCGATCACGGTGTGCCGCGTTCCCGGGCCCTCTTCCTCGGGTTCGGCAGCGGCCTGCTCGGACGTACCGCCGCCCCCGGCATGCACAGGTGCGGTGGGCGTCCGCCCGGCGTGGTCCTTGGTGTGGTCCTCTGTGCGGTCCTTGGCGTGGCCGGCGACGGCCACGGCCACTGTGCCGCCGACCCTCGGGTTGCCGTCCTGGCACTTGACCCGGACCTCGTAGTCCTGGGCCCGGGCGTCCGAACGGATGCGGGCTTCGGCGAACAGGCCACCGTCCGCGGCCGGATTGAGACGGGCGGGCGCCGAGAAAGCCTCGGACGTGCCGGTCGCCTGTTGGCCCTGGCATGCATCGACCCGCAGGTCCACCTCCCCACCCGGCTCGATGGTGGACGGCGTGACGGCGATCCGGCCCCGGCCGTCGTCGGCGTGAGCGGCGGGCGCGGGAGCGATGACTGCCGCGGCCACCGCCCCCGCACACAAAGCGAGCTGCAGTGAACGCATGGTGAACCTCCTGGTACTCCGAAGATTCACGCCTTTGGCCGTTTTCGCATCCCCAGACGCCCGTCACTGCGCCGTACGGGCGCCCTCGGCCCCCTGCACGAGGGATGCGTCAGATGCGGTCGACGAGGTCCGCGATCGAGTCGACGACCGTCGACGGCCGGAACGGGTACCGGTCGACGTCCGCGGTCCCCGTCAGCCCGGTCAGCACCAGGAACGTCTCCATGCCCGCCTCCAGGCCCGCCAGGACGTCCGTGTCCATGCGGTCGCCGATCATCGCGCTGGTCTCGGAGTGCGCGCCGATCGCGTTGAGCCCGGTCCGCATCATCAGCGGATTGGGCTTGCCCGCGAAGTACGGGTCCTTGCCCGTCGCCTTGGTGATCAGCGCGGCGACTGCCCCGGTGGCGGGCAGCGGGCCCTCCCGGCTGGGGCCGGTCTCATCCGGGTTGGTGCAGATGAAGCGCGCACCGGCATTGATGAGCCGGATCGCCTTGGTGAGTGCCTCGAAGCTGTACGTACGGGTCTCGCCCAGGACGACATAGTCCGGGTCGTGGTCAGTCAGGACGTAACCGATGTCGTGCAGCGCGGTCGTCAGACCGGCCTCGCCGATGACGTACGCCGTGCCGCCGGGCCGCTGGTCGTCGAGGAAGCGGGCGGTGGCGAGCGCGGACGTCCAGATGTTCTCGACGGGCACGTCCAGGCCCATGCGGGCAAGGCGTGCGTGCAGGTCACGGGCGGTGTAGATGGAGTTGTTCGTCAGTACCAGGAAGGGCCTGCCCGACTCGCGGAGCCGCTTGATGAAGGCATCGGCGCCGGGGATGGGCGTGCCCTCGTGGATGAGAACGCCGTCCATGTCGGTGAGCCATGATTCGATCGGCTTGCGCTCTGCCATGTGCCGGACTCCTGCCGTACGCAAAAAATGCTGGGGCGCCCGGACCACACCGTCGCGGGCGCCCCCAGCCTAATCAGACCGCTGTGACCTTGACCCCGTCGATCACCCATTGACATCCCCGGTCCGGTAAGGGAGCCGGTTGCCCTGGCAGTAAGTAGGTCAGGCTGCGCTGGGCTGGTTCACGCGTGCGCCTGCCACTGTGGTGCGGTGGCGACTCGACTCCTTGCGGGGCCTGCGCGTGCTCTTGGTGACCGTGCCGCCCATCCGGCGGGCACGGGCCTCGATCTCGATCGAGGCTGACTTGTCGGCGTGACCTGTGAATCCGCAATGCACGCACGCGAACTCCCTGCCACAGCCGACGCGGTTTCTTGGATCCCGTTCGCCGCAGGACGGACAGGTTTGCGACGTGCCGTGCGGCGGCACCGGACGCAGTTCAGAACCGTACTGGCGGGTCTTGTACTCCAGCTGACGGCGGCGCTCCCCAGGGATGTTGTCGAGAATCGCCCGGTTGAGTGCGGCCTTCTGTTGAACGCGGGCTCCCGGCTCGACCACGGTGCCTTTGGCTGTGGCAGTCATGCTCGTCACGCGCAGATCCTCGATGCCGACGAAGCCGTGGTTCTTGGCAAGGTCGGTGGTGAGTTTGTGCGTGAAATCCAATCGCCGACGGGCCTGGCGTGCCTTGAGATCCGCGATCTGCGCGAGAGTCTTGCGCAGCCGTTTGCTGTATCGCCCTCCGTTGTGCCGCTTCGCGTGCTTGATCTGGCGAGCCTTGCGCTGCTCCAGCCCGCGCAGCCTCTGTTGCTCACCGGGTGTCAGAGTGGGGCGCATCAGTCGCGGCTCGTCCTCGGTGGACACGTACGCCGAGACGGCCACACCGAAGTCAACACCGCAGCCCGACTTACCATTCGGAGCTGCATCCACCACACCCGTATGGATGCCGAAGCACACATGCCAGCCCTGACCGTCCCTAACAACGGTGCAATTGCGGACAGCGCCGCCCAGGGCGCGAGACAGTCGAAAGCGCAGCCAACCCAGCTTCGGGACCCGCACCTCCGCCCAGTGGCGGTTCAGCTTTCGCACGTGCAGGGCCTGCCCCGGAAACGGGATACTCATCGCTGAGCTACGCCTCTTGAACTCGGGATGGCCAGCCGGATGGTCCGGGTTCGCCATGTTCAGAAACGCCTGGTCCAAACGCCGAAGCACCTGCTGCCCGGCCTTCGCCGGTAGATCACTGAGCCAGTTCACCGTGTCGTCCGCGTCATTGCGTACCTGGGTCAGCAGCAGCGACTGCTCCGTCGACCACACCCACGTGCCGTCGTGCTTGCGGCCGACCATCATGCGGTGCTCCAGCGCCAGGTTCCACAGCGCACGGGCGTCATGCCCCCATCCGGTCAGGACCTCCTCCTGCTCCGGTGTCGGGTAAGCGCGGTACTTCCGCCCCCGGTCAGCCTTCACCGCACCTCCCCAGCACGTCCGACTGCTCGAACTAACGAACCGGGGTCAAACGGGTTACGGGCTTCGCTAAACGCTCCCGGTCAGCTCACCGGCACGGGAGCGTGGAGTTGGACCCATTGTTTCTAGCTGCCCGTGGCGTTCCTCCAGGCGTCGATGTAGTCGTCGAGGTTGGTTCCGATGTCGTTCCAGTCCGGCTCGAAGACCTCAACTCCCTTGAGAATGCTGGCCAGTTCGGTGGCGTTGGCGTCCGTGGCCTTGATGTCCGTACGGGCCGAGAAGCCGCCGCCGATCTCGCTGACCTGCTGCTGGGCGCCCTCGGTGAGCATGAAGTCGAGGAGCTTCTTGCCGTTCTCGGTGTGCGGTGCCTTGTCGACCAGACCGGCGGCGTAGGGCAGCGCGAAGGTGGTGGGCCTGGAGCCGTCCTTCGCCGGGAACCAGATGCCGATATTCGGCATGGACTTGGACTGCGCGAAGTTCATCTGTACGTCGCCGTTGGCGACCAGGATCTCGCCCTTGTCGACCTTCGGCGCGAGCTTGGAGGTCGAGGAGGACGGGCCGACATTGTTGGCCTGGAGCTTCTTCAGGTACTCCATCGCCGGCTCCTTGCCGCCGAAGTCGTGCATCGCCTTGATGACGACGGCGGTTCCGTCGCCCGCGACACCGGGCGTGGAGTACTGGAGCTTGTCCTTGTAGGAGGAGTCGAGGAGGTCCTCCCAGGTCCTGGGGCTCTCCTTGAGCTCCTTCTTGTTGTGGATGAACCCGAAGTAATTGTTGACGACGGAGGTCCACTTGCCGTCGGGCGCCTTGTCGGCGGAGGCGACTTTGTCGGCGCCCTTGGGCTCGTACGCCTTCAGCAGGCCCTTGGCGTCTGCCTGCTGGATGAAGGGCGGCAGGGTGACGATGACGTCGGCCTGGGTGTTCGACTTCTCGCGGACGGCGCGTTGCACCATCTCGCCAGAGCCGCCCTCGACGTACTTCACCTTGATGCCGGTCTTCTTCTCGAAGTCCTTGAAGACCTGGTCGTACCAGCCGTCACCGTTCTCGCCCTTGAGGCCGTCGGCGCTGTAGACGGTGACGACCTTCTCGTCGGAGGCGGCGGACGAGCCGCCGCACGCGGTGAGGGAGGAGGCGAGGGCGAGGCCGCCGGTGACGGCGGCGACCGTCTTGAGGGAGGTCTGCATGACGTTTCGTATCTCCTAGCGGTACGAGGCTTTGGTGCGGATACGGGAGACGGCGAGCAGCACGAGCAGCGTCGTCCCCATGAGGACCACGGCGACCGCCGAGCCGGTGAAGAGGGAGCCGCGGTCGGTGGCCGTGAAGATCTGCACCGGGAGCGGCGTCCAGTCCGGCGGGTAGAGCATCATCGTGGCGCTCAGCTCGCCCATGGACAGGGCGAAGCACAGCCCGGCGGCCGCGTTGAGCGACGGCAGCAGGAGCGGGAGCTTCACCTTCCACAGGACGTACGAGGGGCTGGCCCCAAGAGATGCGGCGGCCTGCTCGTACATCGGGTCCAGTCGCAGGATGGCGGCCGAAACCGACTGGTAGGCAAACGCCGTGACAAGAACGGCGTGCGCGAGGATCACAATCCAGCGTGTGCCGTTGAGGAGGAACGGCGGCTGGGAGAACGCGACGAGGACGGCGAGACCGACGACCACGGAGGGGACGGCGACGGGCAGCATGAACAGCGCGTCGAGCACTCTCCCCCATAGCCTGAAGGGCATGGGAGGGACCCCCTCGCCTCTGTTCTTCAGCGAGGCCGCGGCAAGGGCGGCCCAGGTGCCGAAGGTGAGCGCGAGCAGGCTCGCGGTCAGGGCGGTGACCAGGCTGGTGGTGAGCGCCTGCAGGGACTCTCCGCGTACGGCCGATGTGTAGTGCTCGGCGGTCGGGCCGGAGGGGAAGGCGCCGGACCAGTTGGTGGAGAACGACGCGGCGACGATGACGAGCATCGGCAGCGCGAACAGCGGAACGAAGAGGACGAAGAAGAGAACCCGGGCCGCCCACTTCCCCGTACGGCTATGCACCAACACGTCGGCTCACCACCCGGTAGAGGCTGTAAAGACCCACGGAGATCGCGATGTTGACGACGGCGACGACGCACGCGGCCGGGTAGTCGGACTCCAGGATCGCTTTGCCGTACACGAGCATCGGCAGGGTCGTGACGCCCTTGGCCCCGGTGAAGAGGACGATGCCGAACTCGTTCAGGCACATGACGAGGACGAGGGAGCCGCCTGCGGCGAGGGCGGGCAGCGCCTCGGGGAGGATCACCCGCCGGACGATCCGGGCGGGCCGTGCGCCGAGTGAAGAGGCCACCTCCAGCTGCGCGGTGTCGAGCTGCGAGAAGGCGGCGAGGAGCGGCCGCATGACGAAGGGTGTGAAGTAGGTGATCTCGGCGAGGAGTACGCCCCACGGGGTGGTGAGGAAGTGGAACGGTCCCTCGGCGGCGCCTGTCACGTCGGTCCAGACGCCGTTGGCCATGCCGACCGTGCCGTAGATGAACAGCAGGGCGAGGGTGATCAGGAAGGACGGAAAGGACAGGAATACGTCGATGAACTTCGCCACCGCCTTGCCGCCGGGGAAGGGCACGAAGGCGATGACGAGGGCGAGTACGAAGCCGAGGACGAGACACCCGACGGTCGCCCCGACGGCCAGCCACACGG from Streptomyces spiramyceticus carries:
- a CDS encoding 2-aminoethylphosphonate ABC transporter permease subunit, coding for MRPASGRAAVPTRTTRADSGEGAGPPVGGTSPSPPVAGIDNRSTIPHTARRNAGRPAVPGRTTVRAVPRWVWALPPIAVLAFVFLYPLALVVQQSFSPDEGGTSFEPYAEVFASEAFREALGTTVWLAVGATVGCLVLGFVLALVIAFVPFPGGKAVAKFIDVFLSFPSFLITLALLFIYGTVGMANGVWTDVTGAAEGPFHFLTTPWGVLLAEITYFTPFVMRPLLAAFSQLDTAQLEVASSLGARPARIVRRVILPEALPALAAGGSLVLVMCLNEFGIVLFTGAKGVTTLPMLVYGKAILESDYPAACVVAVVNIAISVGLYSLYRVVSRRVGA
- a CDS encoding CbtB-domain containing protein — its product is MSLHTAQHTDTAAAASATTTTRDWLIMAGAAIIAVIALYAVFMDNGTVISATGDYLHEFSHDGRHLFGAPCH
- a CDS encoding ABC transporter permease translates to MLVHSRTGKWAARVLFFVLFVPLFALPMLVIVAASFSTNWSGAFPSGPTAEHYTSAVRGESLQALTTSLVTALTASLLALTFGTWAALAAASLKNRGEGVPPMPFRLWGRVLDALFMLPVAVPSVVVGLAVLVAFSQPPFLLNGTRWIVILAHAVLVTAFAYQSVSAAILRLDPMYEQAAASLGASPSYVLWKVKLPLLLPSLNAAAGLCFALSMGELSATMMLYPPDWTPLPVQIFTATDRGSLFTGSAVAVVLMGTTLLVLLAVSRIRTKASYR
- a CDS encoding class F sortase yields the protein MSAEDRPAGGGRLLTGVAWVVLLLGLWVWGRDATEGPGGSSAPTTGDAAAVGRPLGDPLPPAQVPFEGGVMPRRVDVPAIGVTAPVVPRGLDASGAVDPPPYDQPSKVGWYSNGTRPGAAGVALLVGHVDTESKPAVFYGLSAARPGETVRVTGTGGETLEFTIDDVQVFTRERFDPQKVYGPRESDRAELRLITCGGTYDRKARTYTANVVVSAYLTGAAKG
- a CDS encoding CbtA family protein, with the protein product MSTPVLPLLGRGLAAGGAAGLAAGLFSLLLAEPLMDRAIRLEEARSAKEHAHEAAATAVQHHEELFSRSTQHVGLVVTAVVAGLALGILFALAYALVHRRTAPGDRPWPRALTFATAAFLAVSLLPGLRYPANPPGVGDSGTVSNRQALWLAAVVIGILGMVLAWQIYVRLADRSVPVRQIAVAITAVATLAVLFALPGNPDEVPVAATLLWDFRILSLASHALLWAVFAAVFGALGLRAAARTAPAPAPGSAPVAA
- a CDS encoding 2-aminoethylphosphonate ABC transporter substrate-binding protein, with the protein product MQTSLKTVAAVTGGLALASSLTACGGSSAASDEKVVTVYSADGLKGENGDGWYDQVFKDFEKKTGIKVKYVEGGSGEMVQRAVREKSNTQADVIVTLPPFIQQADAKGLLKAYEPKGADKVASADKAPDGKWTSVVNNYFGFIHNKKELKESPRTWEDLLDSSYKDKLQYSTPGVAGDGTAVVIKAMHDFGGKEPAMEYLKKLQANNVGPSSSTSKLAPKVDKGEILVANGDVQMNFAQSKSMPNIGIWFPAKDGSRPTTFALPYAAGLVDKAPHTENGKKLLDFMLTEGAQQQVSEIGGGFSARTDIKATDANATELASILKGVEVFEPDWNDIGTNLDDYIDAWRNATGS
- a CDS encoding RNA-guided endonuclease InsQ/TnpB family protein, which produces MKADRGRKYRAYPTPEQEEVLTGWGHDARALWNLALEHRMMVGRKHDGTWVWSTEQSLLLTQVRNDADDTVNWLSDLPAKAGQQVLRRLDQAFLNMANPDHPAGHPEFKRRSSAMSIPFPGQALHVRKLNRHWAEVRVPKLGWLRFRLSRALGGAVRNCTVVRDGQGWHVCFGIHTGVVDAAPNGKSGCGVDFGVAVSAYVSTEDEPRLMRPTLTPGEQQRLRGLEQRKARQIKHAKRHNGGRYSKRLRKTLAQIADLKARQARRRLDFTHKLTTDLAKNHGFVGIEDLRVTSMTATAKGTVVEPGARVQQKAALNRAILDNIPGERRRQLEYKTRQYGSELRPVPPHGTSQTCPSCGERDPRNRVGCGREFACVHCGFTGHADKSASIEIEARARRMGGTVTKSTRRPRKESSRHRTTVAGARVNQPSAA
- a CDS encoding HAD-IIA family hydrolase, encoding MAERKPIESWLTDMDGVLIHEGTPIPGADAFIKRLRESGRPFLVLTNNSIYTARDLHARLARMGLDVPVENIWTSALATARFLDDQRPGGTAYVIGEAGLTTALHDIGYVLTDHDPDYVVLGETRTYSFEALTKAIRLINAGARFICTNPDETGPSREGPLPATGAVAALITKATGKDPYFAGKPNPLMMRTGLNAIGAHSETSAMIGDRMDTDVLAGLEAGMETFLVLTGLTGTADVDRYPFRPSTVVDSIADLVDRI